Proteins co-encoded in one Gemmatimonas sp. UBA7669 genomic window:
- a CDS encoding homoserine dehydrogenase yields the protein MPPDWPVVDETITLPGITLEGGETLDAIRVHYRLEGTVAAARDNVVLVVHALTGTTEATVWWKGVIGAGQSIDPTRHAVLSAALLGGCDGTTGPSNIEPDALPPITTRDQARVLALLLDLLRIPAPLLVCGGSLGGMVTLEFAATFPERTRGAVVLAAPAVQTAQGIAWNAIMKRAIALGGAREGFALARMVGMLSYRTPLALEQRFGRRRTAAGHFEVADWLDAHGERLVARFDATSYGALLDAMDSHDVGRGRGGVSAALSPVADRLTAVGIPGDLLYADEAVREWADASRATYRELTSVHGHDAFLLETAKVSRIIEEALDAAARTPVSTPVVNPRAVSRHVARPRLRRVALAGCGFVGGSLLELLTARHEERPGQVSVPRVLVRDAERERPALQQAIRSGLAPANACITDPHALLDDDIDVLVEAIGGTEVAADLVEAALARGIHVVTANKALLGLRGEALKASAEWQRSSLSFEGAVCGAIPIVRCLQSGAAGVDITRITGILNGTSNFVLQQLAAGQTLGEAVETAQALGYAEADPTRDLNGQDAEDKLRILSWLAFGVAPHALEVRRRGLDEDVARWARDVAASGDRVKLLASVQRVGEQLIARIEPTRVAANDAWAQVDGPFNRIVVESRSAGALVFQGPGAGGLATAGAVLSDLLPLIA from the coding sequence GTGCCACCCGATTGGCCGGTGGTGGACGAAACCATCACGCTCCCGGGCATCACGCTCGAGGGAGGCGAAACGCTTGATGCCATTCGCGTGCACTATCGCCTTGAGGGCACCGTGGCGGCGGCGCGCGACAACGTGGTGCTGGTGGTGCACGCGCTCACGGGGACCACCGAGGCGACGGTATGGTGGAAGGGTGTCATTGGCGCCGGCCAGAGCATCGACCCAACGCGCCACGCCGTGCTCTCGGCGGCGCTGCTTGGTGGCTGCGATGGCACCACCGGGCCGAGCAACATTGAGCCTGATGCACTGCCGCCAATCACCACGCGTGATCAGGCGCGCGTGCTGGCGCTGCTGCTCGACCTTCTGCGCATTCCGGCACCGCTGCTCGTCTGTGGCGGATCACTTGGCGGCATGGTCACACTGGAGTTCGCGGCGACCTTCCCCGAGCGCACGCGCGGCGCCGTGGTGCTGGCGGCGCCGGCCGTGCAAACGGCGCAGGGGATTGCGTGGAACGCCATCATGAAGCGCGCCATTGCGCTGGGCGGCGCGCGCGAGGGGTTTGCCCTCGCGCGCATGGTGGGCATGCTGAGCTATCGCACGCCCCTGGCCCTCGAACAGCGCTTCGGGCGTCGTCGCACGGCGGCAGGTCACTTTGAAGTGGCCGACTGGCTTGATGCACATGGTGAGCGTCTCGTGGCACGTTTTGATGCCACGAGTTATGGCGCGTTGCTCGACGCCATGGACAGCCACGATGTCGGACGCGGGCGTGGCGGCGTGAGTGCGGCACTCTCGCCCGTGGCTGACCGGCTCACCGCCGTTGGCATTCCGGGTGACCTGCTCTATGCCGACGAGGCCGTGCGCGAATGGGCCGACGCCTCTCGCGCCACGTACCGCGAGCTCACGTCCGTCCACGGACACGATGCCTTTCTGCTCGAAACGGCCAAGGTGTCGCGCATCATCGAGGAGGCCCTCGACGCGGCGGCGCGCACTCCCGTGTCGACGCCGGTCGTCAATCCGCGCGCGGTATCGCGCCACGTCGCACGTCCGCGGCTGCGTCGGGTGGCACTGGCCGGCTGCGGCTTTGTCGGTGGCAGTCTGCTGGAGTTGCTGACGGCCCGTCACGAGGAGCGTCCCGGTCAGGTCAGTGTACCGCGCGTGTTGGTGCGCGACGCCGAGCGCGAACGCCCTGCGCTACAGCAGGCCATTCGCAGTGGGCTCGCGCCCGCCAACGCCTGCATCACCGATCCGCACGCCTTGCTCGATGACGACATTGACGTGCTGGTGGAAGCCATCGGCGGTACGGAAGTCGCCGCCGATCTGGTGGAGGCCGCCCTGGCCCGCGGCATTCACGTCGTCACCGCCAACAAGGCGCTGCTTGGCCTTCGTGGTGAAGCACTCAAGGCCAGCGCCGAGTGGCAGCGCAGCAGTCTGTCCTTCGAGGGCGCCGTGTGCGGGGCCATTCCCATCGTGCGCTGCCTGCAGAGCGGCGCGGCGGGTGTGGACATCACGCGCATCACCGGCATTCTGAACGGCACCAGCAACTTCGTGCTGCAACAACTTGCCGCAGGCCAAACCCTCGGCGAAGCCGTCGAGACCGCGCAGGCGCTGGGTTATGCCGAAGCCGACCCCACGCGTGATCTGAATGGACAGGATGCCGAGGACAAGTTGCGCATTCTCTCATGGCTGGCCTTCGGTGTGGCGCCCCACGCCCTCGAGGTGCGACGCCGTGGACTCGACGAAGACGTCGCGCGCTGGGCCCGGGACGTGGCAGCATCCGGAGACCGCGTGAAGCTGCTGGCGTCCGTGCAACGCGTGGGCGAGCAGCTCATCGCGCGCATCGAACCCACACGCGTGGCCGCAAACGATGCCTGGGCGCAGGTCGACGGGCCATTCAATCGCATTGTGGTGGAGTCGCGTTCCGCTGGAGCCCTGGTGTTTCAGGGACCGGGCGCCGGCGGACTGGCTACAGCGGGTGCGGTGCTGTCCGACCTCCTGCCGCTCATTGCGTGA
- a CDS encoding P1 family peptidase translates to MRRALLLLSCLVPATLSAQVRARTLGIAPGVFRPGPLNAITDVAGVAVGHATVSHGDSIRTGVTAILPHGGDLFRERVPAALHVGNGFGKLLGVTQLRELGELETPLLLTCTLCIWQVGDGLAQYMMARPENASVRSINPVVGETNDGALNATRARPGMAAAVQQALAAASTGPVAEGSVGAGHGTVMFGWKGGIGTASRRLPASLGGHTVGVLVQGNYGGVLQMAGVPVGPLLGRYAFQRDVERDAAGRSPGDAGAERGDGSCMIVIATDAPLLARNLERLGARAIMGLARTGSSASNGSGDYVLAFSTNPRVRRSPDASVSTNDELGNDAMSALFQAVTEATEEALYNAMLMATPVSSRAGTVRPLPVDSVRPLLEARGIKP, encoded by the coding sequence ATGCGCCGCGCCCTCCTGCTGTTGTCCTGCCTTGTGCCTGCCACCCTGTCGGCGCAGGTTCGCGCCCGGACGCTGGGCATCGCGCCCGGAGTGTTCCGGCCGGGGCCACTCAATGCCATCACCGATGTAGCCGGCGTGGCGGTAGGACATGCCACCGTTTCCCACGGCGACTCCATTCGCACCGGCGTCACGGCCATTCTCCCGCACGGCGGCGACCTGTTTCGTGAGCGGGTCCCGGCCGCGCTGCATGTGGGCAATGGCTTCGGCAAGCTGCTCGGCGTGACGCAGTTGCGGGAACTGGGCGAGTTGGAGACGCCGCTGCTGCTGACCTGCACGCTGTGCATCTGGCAGGTGGGCGACGGCCTGGCGCAGTACATGATGGCGCGGCCGGAGAACGCTTCGGTGCGGTCCATCAATCCCGTGGTTGGCGAGACCAACGACGGCGCGCTCAATGCGACGCGTGCGCGGCCCGGCATGGCCGCCGCCGTGCAGCAGGCCCTGGCTGCCGCGTCAACCGGGCCGGTGGCCGAAGGCAGTGTCGGCGCCGGACACGGCACGGTCATGTTTGGCTGGAAGGGGGGCATCGGCACCGCGTCGCGGCGTCTGCCGGCCTCACTCGGTGGCCACACCGTGGGCGTGCTGGTACAGGGCAACTACGGGGGAGTGCTGCAAATGGCGGGCGTGCCGGTAGGACCGTTGCTCGGACGGTATGCCTTTCAGCGGGATGTCGAGCGGGATGCAGCCGGTCGGTCGCCGGGCGATGCCGGCGCGGAGCGGGGCGACGGATCGTGCATGATTGTCATTGCCACCGATGCACCGCTTCTCGCGCGCAATCTCGAACGCCTGGGAGCGCGCGCGATCATGGGGCTCGCGCGCACCGGCTCCAGTGCGTCGAACGGTTCGGGCGACTACGTCTTGGCCTTCAGCACCAACCCCAGGGTGCGTCGCTCACCCGATGCGTCGGTCAGTACCAACGACGAGCTGGGCAACGACGCCATGTCGGCCCTGTTTCAGGCCGTGACGGAAGCCACCGAGGAGGCGTTGTACAACGCCATGCTCATGGCCACACCGGTGAGCAGCCGCGCGGGCACCGTGCGGCCGCTACCCGTCGATTCCGTGCGTCCTCTGCTCGAAGCCCGAGGCATCAAACCGTGA
- the moaC gene encoding cyclic pyranopterin monophosphate synthase MoaC encodes MTHTDGAGNFRMVDVGDKPISVRSAFASGSIRMEVDTFKAIRDNTLKKGDVIPVARLAGIQAAKRTAELVPLCHPLALSGVEVRVSLDESLPGCRVEGFVRTTAQTGVEMEALTAVSVALLTIYDMAKAVDRTMVISDIVLREKRGGTRGDFIGGP; translated from the coding sequence CTGACGCACACTGATGGGGCAGGAAATTTTCGCATGGTGGACGTCGGCGACAAACCGATTTCCGTACGGTCGGCGTTTGCCTCCGGTTCGATTCGAATGGAGGTGGACACATTTAAAGCCATACGTGACAATACCTTAAAGAAGGGCGATGTCATTCCGGTGGCCCGACTGGCCGGAATTCAGGCAGCCAAACGTACGGCTGAGCTCGTTCCGCTCTGTCACCCCTTGGCGTTGTCCGGGGTAGAGGTCCGGGTTAGTCTCGATGAATCCCTTCCCGGTTGCCGGGTCGAGGGATTCGTCAGAACCACCGCCCAAACCGGGGTGGAGATGGAAGCGTTGACAGCCGTGTCCGTGGCGTTGCTCACGATTTACGACATGGCCAAGGCTGTCGACCGGACCATGGTGATTTCCGACATCGTGTTGCGCGAGAAGCGCGGCGGCACGAGGGGGGACTTCATCGGCGGTCCGTGA
- a CDS encoding transglycosylase SLT domain-containing protein, whose amino-acid sequence MHNVDDSRTKTDAESRRRRMQRRRNMRQAKRSSLAVVVLALVLVMMERRGPRPEGAETPLPSVGEVLGLHGPTQPTVAAAPRVLRQEPLAAIADQPMWRRAGEVLKRGKTSPSATQMASGQLAGQIPSQHEYLNRWQAIQSYSTRYRIKTDLARRIYDASIAAGIEPELGFRVVRVESVFDPRAVSSAGAIGLTQLMLGTARAFEPRITREDLLDPDVNLRIGFRYLRGLIKQYKGDLMLALVAYNRGPVAVQRSLAMGVSPANGYEKLITRGYRGNGILD is encoded by the coding sequence ATGCACAACGTTGACGATAGCAGGACGAAGACAGACGCGGAGTCGCGTCGGCGCCGCATGCAGCGCCGCCGCAACATGCGTCAGGCCAAGCGCAGTTCTTTGGCCGTGGTGGTGTTGGCGCTGGTGTTGGTGATGATGGAGCGTCGTGGTCCGCGCCCTGAGGGGGCAGAGACGCCGCTTCCGTCTGTGGGTGAGGTGCTCGGCTTGCACGGTCCCACACAGCCTACGGTGGCCGCCGCGCCGCGTGTGTTGCGTCAGGAGCCGCTGGCGGCCATTGCCGATCAGCCCATGTGGCGCCGCGCCGGTGAGGTGCTCAAGCGCGGCAAGACCAGCCCGTCTGCCACGCAGATGGCCTCCGGTCAGCTTGCCGGTCAGATACCAAGCCAGCATGAGTATCTCAACCGCTGGCAGGCCATCCAGAGCTACAGCACCCGCTACCGCATCAAGACCGATCTGGCGCGGCGCATCTACGATGCCTCAATCGCCGCCGGCATCGAGCCGGAACTCGGCTTCCGCGTGGTGCGCGTTGAGAGCGTGTTCGACCCGCGCGCCGTCAGTTCAGCGGGCGCCATCGGTCTCACGCAGCTCATGCTGGGCACAGCCCGGGCGTTCGAGCCCCGCATCACGCGCGAAGACCTGCTCGATCCCGACGTGAACCTGCGCATTGGGTTCCGCTATCTGCGCGGCCTCATCAAGCAGTACAAGGGCGACTTGATGCTGGCGCTGGTGGCCTACAACCGTGGCCCGGTGGCCGTGCAGCGATCGCTGGCCATGGGCGTCAGCCCGGCCAACGGCTACGAGAAGCTGATCACCCGCGGGTATCGCGGAAACGGCATTCTGGATTAA